One genomic segment of Vulcanisaeta thermophila includes these proteins:
- a CDS encoding FAD binding domain-containing protein, protein MLPPFKMLIPETLDEALEILNDMGSEIVVISGGTKVLLLMKWGLMRPSYIMSIRKLGLNKIIYRDNGEIEIGAKVTLTELIENSMIKEKYPLLYETILHIGDNILRNQATLVGNIVNAAPYATAVPTFLLLNGEVVLRSKSGERVVKGLEFFEDVMKTSQRPNELVLSIRLKKIDGKSKFMDFKADSLLAIVSVASIRYSQNNKDIVKTAIMGLTNKPILLDLTDDFIDSKGNKDAFLRNVKGRLNEFKKDVISDVRASEEYRLNLAWILTKRTLEVIL, encoded by the coding sequence ATGTTACCTCCATTTAAGATGTTAATACCTGAGACCCTAGATGAAGCGTTGGAAATACTTAATGATATGGGTAGCGAGATAGTTGTAATATCAGGAGGTACTAAGGTATTATTATTGATGAAATGGGGGCTCATGAGACCAAGTTACATAATGAGCATCAGGAAACTTGGTCTTAATAAAATTATTTATAGAGATAACGGAGAGATAGAAATAGGTGCAAAAGTAACTTTAACGGAATTAATTGAAAATAGTATGATAAAAGAAAAGTATCCATTGCTTTATGAGACCATTCTGCATATAGGTGATAATATACTTCGTAATCAAGCAACGTTGGTAGGAAATATTGTTAATGCCGCACCATATGCAACGGCTGTTCCTACATTTCTACTTCTTAATGGGGAGGTCGTTTTACGTAGTAAATCGGGTGAAAGAGTGGTTAAAGGCCTTGAGTTTTTTGAGGATGTAATGAAAACATCACAAAGGCCTAATGAATTGGTTTTGTCGATTCGTTTAAAGAAAATTGATGGTAAGTCAAAATTCATGGATTTCAAAGCCGATAGCTTATTGGCTATAGTCAGTGTGGCTTCAATTAGATATTCGCAGAATAATAAAGATATAGTGAAAACAGCCATAATGGGATTAACCAATAAACCTATATTATTAGATCTTACTGATGACTTTATTGACTCTAAGGGCAATAAAGATGCATTTCTACGTAATGTTAAGGGAAGACTTAATGAATTTAAGAAAGACGTAATCTCAGATGTCAGGGCCTCTGAAGAATATAGATTAAATCTAGCATG
- a CDS encoding xanthine dehydrogenase family protein molybdopterin-binding subunit — protein sequence MSSIGKSIYRVDGVEKVTGTALYVYDMELPGMLYAKLVRSTEQHARIIRIDVSKALSIPGVVAVVTGKDLAGYRVGIYVSDRPLLAEDKVRFYGEPVAAVIAENEEAAERAAELVEVEYDPLPAIFDVEEAIKPTAPLIHDLGKYNYYKGYINPVPGTNIANKFILRRGDVNSAFLRDSVKVVEAQFTEDMMNHVYMEPISVIARWLPNNIVEIWTSAQSPFAVRYLTAKALHLPESNIVVHVPYVGGGFGGKAGVNFEPLVAMLSKVVQGRPVKLSFTREENFFVAPSKVGVKAWAKLGVNEDGKILAFQAKYLVDSGGYADYAVNVGRTMGYIGASVYYVPNILVESYTVYTNKPYATAFRGFGILEAHWVIERIIDIAAQKLGIDPLTFRLKNIVRPGLTLSTGQPVTKDSGDLERCLKLAAELIDLNKVDKPKDPYIFRGKGIAASIKGPSVPPNNAAQAFVRLNEDGTIDVSVGTTEIGQGTLTGLAQLVAEEFGVPIEKIKINIIKDTSTSAYTWQTVGSRSLYYDGNALLAAIRDVKAQIRSIASKIFNVEAEEIEIKDGKVFPKTEPNEYVTLSEIAMGYTLPNGNVIGGPILGRGYFVKSDLTYLDENGQGIPFPFFTFGAHAVEIEVDVLTGKIKVLKYVGVFDVGKVVNPKLLEGQIIGGAIMGISYALYERLKFDNGVLVNPNLIDYKVIRSDEIPQDIISIALENPEPSGPYGVRGIGENTMLGVAAAIGNAVYNAIKVNLYELPMTPERVWRAIREQRPELLEG from the coding sequence ATGTCCTCCATAGGTAAATCAATATATAGGGTTGATGGTGTCGAGAAAGTAACAGGTACGGCATTATATGTTTACGATATGGAATTGCCTGGGATGCTTTATGCAAAACTTGTTAGGAGTACTGAGCAACATGCACGCATAATTAGGATAGACGTAAGCAAAGCACTTAGTATACCAGGAGTAGTGGCGGTTGTAACAGGTAAGGACTTAGCAGGTTATCGAGTAGGTATATATGTATCCGATAGACCGCTTTTAGCTGAGGATAAAGTTAGGTTTTATGGGGAGCCTGTGGCTGCTGTAATTGCTGAGAATGAGGAGGCGGCGGAAAGAGCTGCAGAATTGGTGGAAGTAGAGTATGATCCATTACCAGCAATTTTTGATGTAGAAGAAGCTATTAAGCCTACGGCACCGCTCATACATGATCTTGGTAAATATAACTATTACAAGGGATATATAAATCCAGTACCTGGTACTAATATTGCAAATAAGTTTATTCTTAGAAGAGGGGATGTTAATAGTGCTTTCTTAAGGGATTCTGTTAAGGTCGTTGAGGCTCAATTTACTGAAGATATGATGAACCATGTATATATGGAGCCTATAAGCGTTATAGCCAGGTGGTTACCTAATAACATAGTTGAAATATGGACTAGCGCTCAGTCACCTTTTGCTGTTAGATATTTAACGGCAAAGGCTCTTCACTTACCTGAAAGTAATATAGTAGTTCACGTACCGTATGTAGGAGGCGGATTTGGAGGAAAAGCTGGTGTGAACTTTGAACCATTAGTTGCCATGTTATCTAAGGTGGTTCAGGGTAGACCAGTAAAGCTGAGTTTCACGAGAGAGGAAAACTTCTTCGTAGCACCATCTAAGGTTGGTGTAAAGGCATGGGCTAAACTTGGTGTTAATGAGGATGGAAAGATCTTAGCATTTCAGGCCAAATATTTAGTGGATTCAGGCGGCTATGCTGATTATGCCGTAAATGTGGGTAGAACGATGGGTTATATTGGTGCAAGTGTTTACTATGTTCCTAATATCTTAGTGGAGTCATACACCGTGTATACCAATAAGCCTTATGCCACTGCATTTAGGGGCTTTGGAATTTTAGAAGCTCATTGGGTAATTGAACGGATAATAGACATAGCAGCACAAAAATTAGGTATAGATCCACTAACATTTAGGCTAAAAAATATTGTGAGACCTGGCTTAACACTATCAACTGGACAGCCGGTAACGAAGGATTCAGGAGACTTAGAAAGATGCCTAAAATTAGCCGCAGAACTGATAGACCTTAATAAAGTAGATAAACCCAAAGATCCATACATATTTAGAGGAAAGGGTATTGCGGCATCAATAAAAGGGCCCTCTGTACCTCCAAATAATGCGGCTCAGGCGTTTGTTAGGTTGAATGAGGATGGGACAATAGACGTGAGCGTTGGAACCACGGAGATAGGTCAAGGAACCCTTACAGGATTAGCGCAATTAGTTGCCGAGGAGTTTGGAGTACCTATTGAAAAGATAAAGATAAACATAATCAAGGATACTAGTACGTCTGCATATACGTGGCAGACCGTGGGAAGTAGGAGTTTATATTATGATGGAAATGCCCTATTAGCTGCGATAAGAGATGTTAAGGCTCAGATAAGGTCCATTGCATCAAAGATCTTTAACGTAGAGGCTGAGGAAATCGAAATAAAGGATGGAAAAGTTTTCCCTAAAACAGAACCTAATGAATATGTTACGTTAAGCGAGATAGCCATGGGCTATACATTACCTAATGGAAATGTGATAGGTGGGCCAATATTAGGTAGAGGGTACTTTGTTAAATCAGACCTAACATACCTAGATGAAAATGGGCAAGGCATACCGTTTCCATTCTTTACATTTGGTGCTCATGCAGTTGAGATAGAAGTTGACGTTCTAACCGGTAAAATAAAGGTCCTTAAGTATGTTGGCGTTTTTGATGTAGGTAAGGTAGTTAATCCTAAATTACTTGAGGGGCAAATAATAGGTGGTGCAATAATGGGTATCAGCTATGCACTTTATGAGAGATTAAAGTTTGATAATGGCGTACTAGTTAATCCAAATCTTATAGATTATAAGGTAATTAGGTCTGACGAGATTCCTCAGGATATTATAAGTATAGCATTAGAAAATCCAGAGCCATCGGGTCCTTACGGTGTCAGAGGTATTGGTGAAAATACTATGTTAGGTGTTGCTGCAGCCATTGGTAACGCAGTTTACAATGCCATAAAGGTTAACTTATATGAACTTCCAATGACACCAGAAAGGGTATGGAGAGCAATAAGGGAACAAAGGCCAGAACTTCTTGAAGGGTGA
- a CDS encoding cyclase family protein codes for MSLGWIDEWRKIATNKPKYDWSKLIDWSAVKIYDLSQPLSNLTPPFPTYPPFEFKWIKTITENHVQAQYIMGPLHIGTHMDGPLHFIPNGPDIGSIPIDHWVGEGVIIDISDEVGDLDIYTSEMIIKKAKEHNLELKKGDILIIHTGYHKYAWYQPTADTERYMLRHPGPTIEFAKWVINMQFKWLGIDATSQDHPLNTVIRRVRPDIVEEFERKHGKKIDELMPWPENYQVMHTLPFRYGIVHAENLGGEISQVINKRCLIVGAPFKFLGGESAYARVFAICSE; via the coding sequence ATGTCCCTTGGCTGGATAGATGAGTGGCGTAAAATAGCAACGAATAAACCTAAGTATGACTGGTCAAAGTTAATCGACTGGTCAGCTGTGAAGATCTATGATTTATCTCAACCGTTAAGTAACCTTACACCACCATTTCCAACATATCCGCCCTTTGAGTTTAAATGGATAAAAACAATAACTGAAAATCACGTGCAAGCACAATATATTATGGGCCCACTACATATAGGTACTCATATGGATGGGCCTTTACACTTCATCCCTAACGGCCCTGATATTGGGAGTATACCCATCGATCATTGGGTAGGCGAGGGCGTTATAATCGACATCAGTGATGAAGTTGGCGATTTAGATATTTATACCAGCGAGATGATCATAAAGAAGGCTAAGGAACATAATTTGGAACTTAAGAAGGGAGACATCTTAATTATACATACCGGTTACCATAAGTATGCCTGGTATCAACCTACAGCGGACACTGAAAGATACATGTTAAGGCATCCAGGGCCTACGATAGAATTTGCTAAGTGGGTCATAAATATGCAATTTAAATGGCTGGGCATAGATGCTACATCACAAGACCATCCACTCAATACTGTAATAAGGAGGGTAAGACCAGATATTGTAGAGGAGTTTGAAAGAAAGCATGGCAAAAAGATAGATGAATTAATGCCCTGGCCTGAAAATTACCAAGTAATGCACACATTACCATTTAGGTACGGCATAGTGCATGCAGAGAACCTCGGCGGTGAAATTAGTCAAGTAATTAATAAAAGATGCCTAATAGTGGGTGCACCATTTAAATTCTTAGGAGGAGAATCAGCTTACGCTAGAGTATTTGCTATATGTAGTGAGTAA
- a CDS encoding fdrA domain protein, translated as MTIKIKSGKIKVLNIGIELFYSELKKQGIDVIHVEWKPPIKLEKEIEDILSKVM; from the coding sequence ATGACAATAAAAATAAAAAGTGGTAAAATTAAGGTATTAAATATTGGAATAGAGTTGTTCTATAGTGAACTTAAAAAGCAGGGTATTGATGTGATACATGTTGAATGGAAACCACCTATTAAGCTTGAAAAGGAAATTGAAGATATTTTATCTAAGGTGATGTAA
- a CDS encoding DUF1116 domain-containing protein produces the protein MLKDEIEKANNEAVERMMEAQAIWVDIAEARKVIPGFKEYMLTHAGPPITWSQASGPLRGALIGAVLYEGWANSVDEAVKMLERGEIILKPNHELNAVGPMAGVISPSMPVIVVKDPKYGNTAYSNLNEGIGKVLRYGAYDKSVLDRLKWMHDEFFPVLKATIDTAVKEKGGIDLKTIISQALTMGDECHNRHVAATSLFINEVIEYMIKADIPKDQLLRVLNFMRNNTFTFLNFAMAAAKVFTLAGHNIKYSTIVTVMSRNGTEVGIWVSGLGNRWFTAPAPIPRGIFFPGYSQEDANPDIGDSAITETAGFGGFAMAASPAIISWVGGTVDYAIEVTNKMYQITHTKHKYFRIPYLSFQGTPVGIDIRKVLKTGIEPTLNTGIAHKEAGIGQIGAGIVQIPIEAFKKALVAYAEYYGI, from the coding sequence ATGCTTAAGGATGAGATAGAAAAAGCTAATAATGAAGCTGTAGAAAGAATGATGGAAGCGCAAGCTATTTGGGTTGATATTGCTGAAGCACGTAAAGTAATACCCGGATTTAAAGAGTACATGTTAACGCATGCCGGTCCTCCTATTACATGGAGTCAAGCCTCAGGTCCATTAAGGGGGGCATTAATAGGCGCTGTTTTATATGAAGGGTGGGCTAATTCGGTAGATGAAGCGGTAAAGATGCTTGAACGAGGTGAAATAATTTTAAAGCCGAATCATGAATTAAATGCTGTAGGACCAATGGCTGGCGTTATTTCACCCTCAATGCCTGTTATTGTGGTTAAGGACCCTAAATATGGAAATACTGCATACTCAAATTTAAATGAGGGTATTGGTAAAGTGCTTAGATACGGTGCCTATGATAAATCTGTTTTGGATAGATTAAAATGGATGCATGATGAATTTTTCCCAGTATTAAAGGCTACTATAGATACCGCTGTTAAGGAGAAGGGGGGTATTGACTTGAAAACAATAATCTCTCAAGCTTTAACAATGGGGGATGAATGTCACAATAGGCATGTAGCCGCCACATCATTATTTATTAACGAGGTTATTGAGTATATGATTAAAGCTGATATACCTAAGGATCAATTATTAAGAGTTTTAAACTTTATGCGAAATAATACATTCACATTCCTAAACTTCGCTATGGCAGCTGCTAAGGTGTTTACATTAGCAGGGCATAATATTAAATATAGCACGATAGTTACGGTTATGAGTAGAAATGGAACAGAGGTTGGAATATGGGTTAGCGGTCTTGGTAATAGATGGTTCACAGCACCAGCACCTATACCACGAGGTATATTTTTCCCTGGATATTCACAGGAGGATGCCAACCCAGACATTGGTGATAGTGCAATAACGGAAACCGCAGGCTTTGGCGGATTTGCTATGGCAGCATCTCCAGCTATAATTTCATGGGTAGGGGGTACGGTAGACTATGCAATAGAAGTCACGAATAAGATGTATCAAATAACACACACCAAACATAAATACTTTAGAATACCATATCTATCATTCCAAGGAACACCTGTTGGTATTGATATTAGGAAAGTGCTTAAAACGGGCATTGAACCTACATTGAATACAGGAATAGCACATAAAGAAGCAGGTATAGGACAAATAGGGGCAGGTATTGTTCAGATACCAATAGAGGCATTCAAGAAAGCTCTTGTCGCATATGCCGAATATTATGGAATATAA
- a CDS encoding oxamate carbamoyltransferase subunit AllH family protein, protein MEYKPIIYGIGEELLKALNNEGEININLNIKTSHNIYGSFNNHLVPISQHPLITPYTIMIDHTLMKKFYENACKNIIINLKNKSLFIKCSTEKDFFYLNNINEIEIFKRIKPLCDSEIPSSIIRNSLYTLIIIITLINNPMDLQVIDKLRRIINTYDRVNSKVILTLINEVLGLGSGSTPSGDDLVIGLLTALDNHVHELRKDLISMIYKTTKLSQALIKEIIEDQYYLITLNSLKNNICMKIESNIYSKIIDNIINIIRIGNTSGIFMALGLISGLLIRWNSINILKDILRKV, encoded by the coding sequence ATGGAATATAAACCTATCATATATGGAATAGGTGAAGAATTACTAAAGGCATTAAATAATGAAGGCGAAATAAATATTAACCTTAATATAAAGACTTCTCATAACATTTATGGTTCATTTAATAACCATTTAGTTCCAATATCTCAACATCCATTAATAACACCATACACCATAATGATTGATCATACATTGATGAAAAAATTCTATGAGAATGCATGTAAAAACATAATTATTAATCTTAAAAATAAATCATTATTTATTAAATGCTCTACAGAAAAGGATTTCTTTTATTTAAATAATATAAATGAAATAGAGATCTTTAAACGAATAAAGCCATTATGTGATTCTGAAATACCCTCTTCAATAATTCGCAATTCATTATACACACTTATCATTATTATTACTTTAATAAATAATCCAATGGATTTACAAGTTATAGATAAATTAAGACGTATTATTAATACATATGACCGAGTAAATTCTAAGGTGATCTTGACATTAATTAATGAGGTCTTAGGCTTAGGTAGTGGAAGTACACCTTCAGGTGATGATTTAGTCATTGGATTATTAACGGCGCTAGATAATCATGTTCATGAATTACGCAAAGACTTAATATCAATGATCTATAAAACTACAAAATTAAGTCAGGCATTAATTAAAGAGATAATTGAGGATCAATATTATTTAATAACTCTTAATTCTCTAAAAAATAACATATGTATGAAAATAGAATCTAATATTTATTCTAAGATAATTGATAATATTATTAACATTATTCGAATTGGAAATACATCTGGAATATTCATGGCATTAGGATTAATATCTGGACTTCTTATTAGATGGAATAGTATCAATATATTAAAAGATATATTAAGAAAAGTATAA
- a CDS encoding uracil-xanthine permease family protein, giving the protein MTENEGVGKRSSLSNVGNLIYHIEDKLSIPEYLIYGFQQLLVMDSVFALPVILGYAFQLPPSEIAYLIQATLIGAGITTLLQSATLLRLPIAQGIGAAATVVAISLAQLKYNLATVSFVFAISMLIILFLLAPIIPTKSQGRKSILEVLLILIKAPQVYGVLITLIGITLIGAAWRLIGTAHYETLYNIGALITAVAILVLIFTFRKGIARFGSILIGIFIGAVYAYGVGIMNIKQVYEAPIVALPRVWPWGIVQWDLVPAAILPAFIASLMLPTEAIGVYYTVGALDNVSISDKRVRNGILGETLGSLVSLLIGSLPTTTYAQNVGVIAITRVGARRVFVTTGILLIILGLIPKIGAFIVSIPGPILGSAFVIIYSMLLLTGIGILADMEWNDKNAMIVAVSLGIALGISSIPSTVIVKLPLFIRVLMTPLIIGTVLAIILNLIVNILPSLIKKNKQR; this is encoded by the coding sequence ATGACAGAAAATGAAGGTGTCGGTAAGAGGAGTTCACTCAGTAACGTTGGTAATCTGATTTACCATATTGAGGATAAATTATCAATACCAGAGTACCTTATTTATGGTTTTCAACAATTATTAGTCATGGATAGTGTCTTTGCTTTACCCGTTATATTGGGCTACGCATTTCAATTACCACCTTCCGAAATAGCGTACCTTATTCAAGCAACTCTTATAGGAGCTGGTATAACTACCCTATTACAGTCAGCCACATTATTAAGGCTACCCATTGCACAGGGTATAGGGGCCGCTGCCACTGTAGTAGCTATCTCATTAGCACAGTTAAAGTATAATCTAGCCACGGTATCATTTGTATTTGCTATATCAATGCTGATAATATTATTTCTACTTGCACCAATAATACCAACTAAATCTCAAGGTAGAAAAAGCATACTGGAAGTCTTATTAATACTCATTAAGGCACCTCAGGTATATGGAGTTTTAATAACATTAATAGGTATAACGCTGATAGGCGCGGCTTGGAGGCTGATAGGTACAGCCCACTATGAAACACTATATAACATTGGTGCATTAATAACAGCCGTAGCAATACTGGTATTAATATTTACTTTCCGTAAAGGCATAGCTAGATTTGGTTCAATATTAATTGGAATATTTATTGGGGCAGTGTATGCATATGGGGTTGGTATAATGAATATTAAACAGGTATATGAGGCACCTATAGTAGCATTACCACGTGTTTGGCCCTGGGGTATAGTACAGTGGGATTTAGTACCAGCAGCAATATTACCTGCTTTTATAGCGTCCCTAATGCTCCCCACAGAAGCTATTGGCGTTTATTATACAGTGGGCGCATTGGATAATGTATCAATCTCAGACAAAAGAGTAAGAAATGGTATTCTCGGTGAGACGTTGGGATCATTGGTATCCTTACTAATAGGAAGTCTACCAACAACTACCTATGCCCAAAATGTCGGTGTTATTGCAATAACAAGAGTAGGTGCGAGAAGAGTATTTGTTACCACGGGAATACTATTAATAATTCTTGGTCTGATACCTAAAATAGGCGCGTTCATAGTATCGATACCTGGCCCTATACTGGGGAGTGCTTTTGTAATAATATATTCAATGTTATTATTAACTGGCATAGGCATATTAGCTGATATGGAGTGGAATGATAAAAATGCCATGATAGTTGCAGTATCATTAGGAATTGCCTTGGGCATTTCATCAATACCAAGCACGGTAATAGTTAAGTTACCACTATTCATTAGGGTCTTAATGACTCCGTTAATAATTGGTACTGTATTAGCAATAATCCTAAACTTAATAGTCAATATACTCCCATCATTAATTAAGAAAAATAAGCAGCGGTAA
- a CDS encoding NCS1 family nucleobase:cation symporter-1: MGDDVGKERAKDRVQAVKYDAQRGQVELIKEYPEEKWLWNKDFHPIAISKRTWDWYTYAAIWFGMTFIVPSWSLASVGLVFGLGTWDSLLAIFLGNAIVLIPMIIESHAGARYGLAEPQLARTRWGIYGAIFPSWIRAVIGAGWWGIESYIMTEAAVGIYAILAHKLDIIQTLVDKGIANPFTLSIAFPQIFWITFALIIIFQLLLLYFSPVPEAQPALKWFARSAAPLVLLGFITIWIYFMTHANWHYTKAIISPTISGPSYWIAWLAFLNANIAYWATMAISMPDYTRFAKSQFAQTVGQIPMPLMMLAVGILGVMTTGAIMHLYHRTIWDPILVSTLYLPTGLAIFLNVIFLLATFSVNVFANTVGPAYDFANTFPRYLTWFRGVLIVVLVSIALGAWTFYGNAYGYLYSWLLTYGGLLGSVEGIIIFDYALIRRFKFDITDVFWSRGRFRYWRGINPAAFITFAIVEFIIYAPFIPYHSIIFSNSWLISFALSGIIYTPLMVYWVIPKYQPVLRGSIWKEGYLSDEVRQIFNVKSK; encoded by the coding sequence ATGGGTGATGATGTAGGAAAAGAGCGGGCTAAGGATCGTGTTCAAGCTGTAAAGTATGATGCACAGAGGGGGCAGGTTGAACTTATCAAAGAATATCCCGAGGAGAAATGGCTTTGGAATAAAGACTTCCACCCAATAGCAATTAGTAAGAGGACGTGGGATTGGTATACATACGCTGCCATATGGTTTGGTATGACGTTCATAGTGCCCAGTTGGTCACTGGCAAGCGTAGGCTTGGTCTTTGGTCTCGGCACATGGGACTCTCTCCTGGCTATTTTCCTGGGCAACGCCATAGTCTTAATACCCATGATAATAGAATCACATGCAGGCGCCAGGTACGGGCTTGCCGAGCCGCAGTTAGCGAGGACCAGGTGGGGCATTTATGGGGCTATATTTCCAAGTTGGATCAGGGCAGTGATTGGGGCTGGTTGGTGGGGGATAGAAAGTTACATAATGACCGAGGCTGCCGTGGGGATATATGCAATATTAGCTCATAAGCTAGACATAATACAAACTTTAGTGGATAAAGGCATTGCTAATCCATTCACATTAAGTATTGCTTTTCCGCAAATTTTCTGGATAACCTTCGCATTAATAATAATATTCCAATTACTTCTCCTATATTTTTCACCAGTACCTGAGGCCCAACCTGCCCTTAAGTGGTTTGCAAGATCAGCAGCACCTTTAGTGCTTCTAGGCTTCATAACAATCTGGATTTATTTTATGACGCATGCTAATTGGCATTATACAAAGGCAATAATATCTCCGACAATTAGTGGTCCCTCATATTGGATTGCATGGTTGGCGTTTCTAAATGCTAACATTGCATATTGGGCTACCATGGCCATTTCAATGCCTGATTATACTAGGTTTGCTAAAAGTCAATTTGCACAAACTGTTGGTCAAATACCTATGCCATTAATGATGTTAGCAGTGGGAATATTAGGAGTAATGACAACAGGAGCTATCATGCACTTATATCATAGGACAATCTGGGATCCAATACTTGTATCGACGCTATACCTCCCTACTGGTTTAGCAATATTCCTAAATGTAATTTTCCTTCTAGCAACCTTTTCAGTAAATGTATTTGCTAATACCGTGGGTCCAGCTTATGATTTTGCAAATACATTCCCAAGATACTTAACATGGTTTAGAGGAGTATTAATTGTAGTGTTAGTATCTATAGCCTTAGGTGCCTGGACCTTCTATGGCAATGCTTATGGTTATCTATATAGTTGGTTACTTACTTATGGTGGCTTATTAGGCAGTGTAGAGGGTATTATAATCTTTGACTATGCATTGATTAGGCGCTTTAAGTTCGATATAACAGATGTCTTCTGGAGTAGAGGTAGATTTAGATATTGGCGTGGAATTAATCCGGCGGCATTTATAACGTTTGCAATTGTAGAGTTCATAATTTATGCGCCCTTTATACCATATCACAGCATAATATTTAGCAATTCTTGGCTTATTTCATTCGCCCTTTCAGGTATCATCTATACACCATTAATGGTTTATTGGGTTATCCCCAAGTATCAACCTGTGTTAAGAGGTTCAATATGGAAGGAAGGTTATCTCTCTGATGAAGTTAGACAAATATTCAATGTCAAAAGTAAGTAA
- a CDS encoding amino acid kinase family protein: MLAVIALGGNAFAMEGARVGDPREQIERVKLAAQDVADLIMLGLDVVVTHGNGPQVGLLAERLSDHLSLDMMGAATEGWMGYLLANALDNEFRQRGINRQPIVIITRTLIHENDPSFQNPTKYIGPIYDKPTSERLSRERNWVFKEDPRGGFRRVVPSPEPLSIIELNAIKLLLNNGYIPICVGGGGVPIVIKDNELEGVEAVIDKDIASQLLATLLKADMLIILTDVDYVYINYKKQMLSHC; encoded by the coding sequence GTGCTCGCGGTAATTGCACTGGGCGGTAATGCATTCGCAATGGAGGGCGCCAGGGTTGGAGACCCCAGGGAGCAGATTGAGAGGGTTAAATTAGCCGCCCAGGACGTGGCTGACCTAATAATGCTGGGCCTCGACGTGGTCGTGACCCACGGTAACGGGCCCCAGGTAGGCCTCCTCGCCGAGAGATTAAGCGATCACCTTAGCCTGGACATGATGGGCGCGGCCACGGAGGGTTGGATGGGTTACTTACTTGCCAATGCACTGGATAATGAGTTTCGGCAGCGTGGGATTAACCGGCAACCCATTGTTATAATAACTAGAACACTCATTCATGAAAATGACCCATCCTTTCAAAACCCCACGAAGTACATAGGCCCTATCTACGACAAACCAACCTCCGAGAGACTAAGCAGGGAAAGGAACTGGGTTTTTAAGGAAGACCCGAGGGGAGGGTTTAGGAGGGTTGTTCCATCACCAGAGCCATTATCTATAATAGAATTAAATGCGATTAAACTTTTGCTTAATAATGGGTATATCCCAATATGTGTAGGTGGGGGTGGAGTACCTATAGTGATAAAAGATAATGAGCTTGAAGGTGTTGAGGCTGTTATTGATAAGGATATAGCAAGTCAATTATTAGCTACATTATTAAAAGCTGATATGTTAATTATATTAACAGATGTAGATTATGTGTATATAAACTATAAAAAGCAGATGCTAAGCCATTGCTAA
- a CDS encoding H/ACA ribonucleoprotein complex subunit GAR1, with translation MLRKIGDIINMTPDRRFVVKLATVPPLGLTVYDYAMKRLGRLYDVIGPVKSPYGLVKIDPGLEDPGSFVGKPVYVREVDLRRRGGRGGHGR, from the coding sequence ATGCTTAGGAAGATTGGTGATATTATCAACATGACACCGGACAGGAGGTTCGTGGTTAAGTTGGCCACGGTGCCTCCCCTGGGATTAACGGTTTATGATTACGCAATGAAGAGGTTGGGCAGGCTTTACGACGTGATAGGCCCTGTGAAGTCACCGTACGGGCTTGTGAAAATAGACCCGGGGCTTGAGGACCCCGGGTCCTTCGTGGGTAAGCCCGTTTATGTTAGGGAGGTGGATTTGAGGCGTAGGGGTGGTCGTGGTGGTCACGGCAGATAA